A genomic window from Gossypium hirsutum isolate 1008001.06 chromosome D10, Gossypium_hirsutum_v2.1, whole genome shotgun sequence includes:
- the LOC121222040 gene encoding uncharacterized mitochondrial protein AtMg00310-like, with translation MGFRNLYLFNKALLAKQVWRIFTQPDSFLSRVLKARYFPFSDIFSAKVGSYPSLTWRSICSARDVIADGLLWRIGSGAKVNIWNDPWIPSPELCTSLHEFGEVKIADRLGVPSVHVRAGGLSSSIMVLQHSAAALVSFEAPYGF, from the exons ATGGGTTTTCGCAATCTTTATCTGTTTAACAAAGCCCTTTTAGCTAAGCAAGTATGGCGAATCTTTACTCAGCCTGATAGTTTTCTGTCGAGAGTTCTTAAAGCCCGATATTTTCCTTTCTCTGATATTTTTTCAGCTAAAGTGGGGTCTTACCCTTCACTTACCTGGAGGAGTATTTGTAGTGCCAGGGATGTAATTGCTGATGGCCTGCTGTGGCGGATAGGTAGTGGGGCAAAGGTGAACATATGGAATGACCCCTGGATACCGAGCCCTG AACTATGTACCTCACTTCATGAATTTGGTGAAGTGAAGATTGCGGACCGACTCGGTGTGCCCTCTGTGCATGTCAGAGCCGGAGGACTTTCATCATCTATTATGGTACTGCAGCACTCTGCGGCAGCTTTGGTTTCATTTGAAGCTCCCTATGGATTTTGA